A genomic stretch from Chitinophagaceae bacterium includes:
- a CDS encoding TonB-dependent receptor has protein sequence MKLMILLVVFCTFHASAGLNAQKITLKASDTEISQVLTAIQKQGDFRFLFNSRLKDLKQKVSVSFEGVEINEVMKQLFAGTSLTYLQLDNNLVAIRSTNPEEKDIRVTGKVTDEAGEPVSAASVMVKGTANGTVTDGNGNFAITVPENATLVISAVGFGSVEVAVAGKQQLTVKLQQSTKKMDEVVVIGYGTASRRDLTGSIVKVSGKEIADKPNTNPVASLQGKVAGLTVINSGTPGQSPDIRIRGTNSLGGNLKPLYVVDGIFNDNIDYLNPADIESMEILKDPSSLAIFGVRGANGVIAITTKRGKSGQTLINFNTSYGYKKLVDKIQWASADEFKMLYDEEKTNDGTIATSPFNYGLWNANTDWVDAVTRVGNFNSNNLSLSTSTEKNKFYMGIGFTKDEGLIKHEVLKRFQLSVSDEVKVTKYLKLGFNLNASKQDNPYGASWILDAARKVIPGVSSGTKNVYAKNPYGIDSGYYDLYYELPIIQNSGVINPLIVLENEWDKTISQEYRTVGSAFAEISFLRNFTFKSSFYADMSNVNSRIYTPVYNAWDAASNIAFLYSRRTGVNESDLTYKKFQTDNILNYKTQIGKDHNLTLMTGFTTYDDRFYGRYGSIQASTTGNAIPNDKRFWYLTNGFGDASTSNSSSGQRERTTASFLGRALYNYQGKYYFNASFRRDGTSVFPNNQWQSFWAVGAAWEVTKENFMQNQRIVDFLKIKASTGVLGVQNTAGFDYPAFPLLAGGSAAIFGNSIYTAATQQYLADKNIRWESNHATEVGVELEAFNRRLRLEAAYYNKKTVDLLSYVYQGQGGNGLLNQGSLQNTGIELAGSWNQEITRDLILTIGGNFTTFNNKVISLAGSGVPLYDGPSITQVGSPIGAFYGYVVEGIYQSYADKLGSPVNTEFIYGPGDFKFKDVNGDGIINTKDKTIIGNPTPDFTYGGSVSLKYKGLDFGIDFGGVYGNEIYRMWGGTESPFQRVNYPKFKTDRWHGAGTSNWDPILGQGHRINYEYSSYGIEDGSYFRLRNIQLGYNFDQKLISKIKLKSLRIFANVQNAKTWKRNMGYSPEFGGSATQFSVDYAGNAIPVVSTFGLNVNF, from the coding sequence ATGAAACTAATGATTTTGCTTGTTGTTTTCTGCACGTTTCATGCTTCTGCAGGGCTCAACGCACAAAAAATCACTTTAAAAGCAAGTGACACTGAAATTTCTCAGGTTTTAACGGCCATTCAAAAACAGGGCGATTTCCGGTTTTTATTCAACAGCCGTTTAAAAGATTTAAAGCAAAAAGTGTCTGTAAGCTTTGAAGGTGTTGAAATTAACGAAGTTATGAAGCAGCTGTTTGCAGGTACCAGCCTTACTTACCTGCAACTGGACAATAACCTGGTTGCCATCCGCTCAACAAATCCGGAAGAAAAAGACATCAGGGTTACCGGAAAAGTAACAGATGAAGCAGGCGAACCTGTTTCAGCCGCTTCTGTAATGGTAAAAGGTACAGCTAATGGAACTGTTACCGACGGAAACGGAAACTTTGCCATCACTGTTCCTGAAAATGCAACACTTGTTATTTCAGCTGTAGGCTTTGGCTCAGTGGAAGTAGCAGTTGCCGGCAAACAGCAGTTAACAGTAAAATTGCAGCAATCAACCAAAAAAATGGATGAGGTTGTTGTAATTGGATATGGCACAGCCAGCAGAAGAGATTTAACCGGATCTATTGTAAAAGTGTCAGGAAAAGAAATTGCTGATAAACCAAACACAAACCCGGTAGCTTCCTTACAGGGAAAAGTTGCCGGTTTAACTGTTATCAACAGCGGTACGCCGGGTCAGTCTCCTGATATCCGTATCCGTGGTACAAACAGTTTGGGTGGAAACCTGAAACCGTTGTATGTAGTTGATGGAATCTTTAATGATAACATCGATTATTTAAATCCCGCCGACATTGAGTCAATGGAAATTCTGAAAGATCCTTCTTCACTGGCCATCTTCGGTGTTCGTGGTGCCAACGGTGTAATTGCGATTACTACCAAGAGAGGAAAATCAGGACAAACACTGATTAATTTTAATACTTCTTACGGGTATAAAAAACTCGTAGATAAAATTCAGTGGGCAAGTGCCGATGAATTTAAAATGCTGTATGATGAAGAAAAAACCAATGACGGTACAATTGCAACATCACCATTTAACTATGGACTGTGGAATGCAAATACAGATTGGGTTGATGCTGTAACCCGTGTTGGTAATTTTAATTCAAATAACTTAAGTCTTTCAACCAGCACTGAAAAGAATAAATTCTACATGGGTATTGGTTTTACAAAAGACGAAGGTTTGATTAAGCATGAAGTGCTGAAAAGATTCCAGCTTTCTGTAAGCGATGAAGTAAAAGTTACCAAATACCTGAAACTTGGATTTAACCTGAATGCAAGCAAGCAGGATAATCCTTACGGAGCTTCATGGATATTAGATGCTGCAAGAAAAGTAATACCGGGAGTAAGTTCAGGTACAAAAAATGTTTATGCTAAGAACCCTTATGGAATTGACAGCGGGTATTATGATTTGTATTATGAACTTCCGATTATTCAAAACTCAGGGGTAATTAACCCGCTGATTGTTTTAGAAAACGAATGGGACAAAACCATCAGCCAGGAATACAGAACAGTAGGAAGTGCATTTGCTGAAATCAGCTTTCTCCGCAACTTCACCTTCAAATCTTCTTTCTATGCTGATATGAGTAATGTAAATTCAAGAATTTATACCCCTGTTTATAATGCATGGGATGCAGCTTCTAACATTGCATTTCTTTACAGCAGAAGAACAGGTGTAAATGAATCAGACCTTACTTATAAAAAATTCCAGACGGATAATATCTTAAACTACAAAACGCAGATTGGTAAGGATCATAACCTGACTCTCATGACTGGTTTCACCACTTACGATGACAGGTTTTATGGCCGCTATGGCTCTATACAGGCAAGCACTACCGGTAATGCAATTCCAAACGATAAACGTTTCTGGTATTTGACAAACGGATTTGGCGATGCGTCAACATCAAACTCATCATCCGGTCAGCGTGAAAGAACAACTGCTTCATTCCTTGGAAGAGCGTTGTATAATTACCAGGGTAAATACTACTTCAATGCATCATTCAGAAGAGATGGAACATCTGTATTCCCTAACAATCAATGGCAGTCATTCTGGGCTGTAGGTGCTGCATGGGAAGTAACAAAAGAAAACTTTATGCAGAATCAACGGATTGTTGATTTCCTGAAAATAAAAGCATCAACGGGTGTTTTAGGTGTTCAGAATACTGCCGGTTTTGATTACCCTGCCTTTCCGTTGTTAGCAGGAGGTTCAGCAGCTATTTTTGGAAACAGCATCTATACTGCAGCTACACAGCAATACCTGGCAGATAAGAATATCCGTTGGGAATCAAATCATGCAACTGAAGTAGGAGTTGAACTGGAAGCATTTAACCGCCGGTTACGTCTTGAAGCTGCTTACTACAATAAGAAAACAGTTGATCTGTTATCTTATGTATACCAGGGACAGGGGGGTAATGGTTTATTAAATCAGGGCTCATTGCAGAATACCGGTATTGAATTAGCTGGATCATGGAATCAGGAAATTACAAGAGACCTTATACTTACGATTGGTGGAAACTTTACCACATTTAATAATAAGGTAATTTCTCTTGCCGGTAGTGGTGTACCACTTTATGATGGTCCATCTATTACCCAGGTAGGGTCGCCAATCGGAGCATTCTATGGTTATGTTGTTGAAGGCATCTATCAGTCTTATGCAGACAAACTTGGGTCGCCGGTTAATACTGAGTTTATTTATGGTCCGGGCGATTTCAAATTTAAAGATGTAAATGGTGATGGCATCATCAATACAAAAGATAAAACCATTATCGGAAACCCAACTCCAGACTTTACGTATGGTGGATCTGTTTCACTGAAGTATAAAGGACTTGATTTCGGAATTGATTTTGGTGGTGTTTACGGAAATGAAATTTACCGTATGTGGGGAGGTACTGAATCTCCATTCCAGCGTGTAAACTATCCGAAATTTAAAACAGACAGATGGCATGGTGCAGGTACTTCCAACTGGGATCCGATTCTTGGACAGGGACACCGTATCAACTATGAGTATTCAAGTTATGGTATTGAAGATGGAAGTTATTTCAGGTTAAGAAATATTCAGCTGGGTTACAATTTTGATCAAAAACTGATTTCTAAAATAAAACTGAAATCACTGAGAATATTTGCAAACGTTCAAAATGCGAAAACATGGAAACGCAATATGGGTTACTCTCCTGAATTTGGTGGTTCTGCCACTCAATTCTCAGTGGATTATGCCGGTAATGCAATACCTGTTGTAAGTACGTTTGGATTAAACGTTAATTTTTAA